The DNA sequence AAAACAGCCCCTAACCCCACCGTTTAGCGTGTTGGAAGATGATTTTGCGGGAAAGGGAATTAGTACAGGGGCGGATAAGAGGATGGTTAAGGGAGTGAAGCAGGAAACACAAACTTGTGTAATGGTAGAAAGAAGATGGTATAATTTTGGCATGAACAAAGAATCAATAATCAATTATTTAATCAATGTTAAAGAAGTTTATGCTCAAGAGGGCTTTTTGATAAAAGCACTTTTTGGTTCATACTCTCGTGATGAAGCTGATGAGAAGAGCGACGTAGATATCCTTGTTGAAGCTACTCCTGAATTTGCCAGTAAGTACGGTTTTGGTGCGATAAAACGTATCAAAGAGATACAAGCGGAGATAAGCAAGGCTATAGGGCTTCCTGTTGATCTTGCAGATAGTACAGGCATGGGCAAAACTGGCAAAAAATTTATTATAGACAGAGCTATATATGTCTAAAGAGTCTATTAGCAAAGTATATTTGATACTTGAAAAAATAGAGTATATTGAAGAGATAGTTAAAAACAGCGGAAGCATTACCGGAGCGTTAGAAGACCAAGTGACCAGCAGACCGGCAATCTTGATGCATCTCACAGCGATAGCAGAACAGTTTAACAAGCTTAAAAGAGAACATGCGGATGATATTTTAAGTGCTTTTGATAATAACGATGTCAAGGGTATGTATGATGTCAGAACTTACATAGCACATGATTATGAAGGTGTTAACCTAGCGATAATCGAGTGGATCATAAGAGAAGGTCTACCTAAGTTTAAAAAGCAGTGCAAAACCATTATAAACGAGTAGCAGCGTTACCTATATGTTACCTTTTTTTAAGTACTGTTTTGTATAGTACCTAAAACAAGGCATTTCAGAGCTATATAGAAGTGGTGCTGTCCACCACAACTTCAAACTTTTACTTAATCATCCAAAGAGTAGCCCATTAATGAACTGATCTTCTCGTTTATTGTATCTATATTTTCACTATTGTCGCAGCCGTGAGCCATAGCAAATTTTAAAAGGTAGTCTGTTTCAGTGTCGTGAATTTTTTCATGAAGAAAAAGTGTATTTGGAGCATTTAGTCTTTTCATTGACTCTTCTCTTATGCCAAAGAGGTTATTTACTGACACTTCAATAATGCCAGCCTCTTCT is a window from the Sulfurimonas crateris genome containing:
- a CDS encoding nucleotidyltransferase family protein, with protein sequence MNKESIINYLINVKEVYAQEGFLIKALFGSYSRDEADEKSDVDILVEATPEFASKYGFGAIKRIKEIQAEISKAIGLPVDLADSTGMGKTGKKFIIDRAIYV
- a CDS encoding HepT-like ribonuclease domain-containing protein, producing the protein MSKESISKVYLILEKIEYIEEIVKNSGSITGALEDQVTSRPAILMHLTAIAEQFNKLKREHADDILSAFDNNDVKGMYDVRTYIAHDYEGVNLAIIEWIIREGLPKFKKQCKTIINE